A single window of Pyrus communis chromosome 10, drPyrComm1.1, whole genome shotgun sequence DNA harbors:
- the LOC137747223 gene encoding protein RETICULATA-RELATED 4, chloroplastic-like: MATVTTISNFYTSHSQFPPSPNTPRHFSLSPKSFTFTNISRTNITATPSLQLTTSRLHRSPLAAAAYGGEPPSGGGGHGGSGGNNNDGDGSGEDRDRNKAEALAAMAEAGRSSESLPKDLAAAIEAGRVPGLIVKRFFELEKSAVFRWLLGFDGFKERLLADDLFLTKVGIECGVGIFTKTAAELERRRENFTKELDFVFADVVMAIIADFMLVWLPAPTVSLRPPLAVSAGRIAKFFYGCPDNAFQVALSGTSYSLLQRIGAIVRNGAKLFAVGTGASLVGTGVTNALINARKAIDKSFAGEAEDVPILSTSVAYGVYMAVSSNLRYQVLAGVIEQRLLEPLLHQHKLILSAVCFAVRTGNTFLGSLMWVDYARWIGIQKIRE, from the exons ATGGCTACAGTCACCACCATCTCCAACTTCTACACTTCTCACTCTCAATTTCCCCCTTCACCAAACACCCCCcgccatttctctctctctccaaaaagCTTCACTTTCACCAACATCTCGCGCACTAACATCACCGCAACTCCCTCCCTCCAACTCACCACCTCCCGCCTCCACCGATCCCCGCTCGCCGCCGCCGCATACGGCGGTGAGCCCCCATCAGGCGGAGGTGGACACGGCGGAAGTGGAGGTAATAACAATGACGGTGATGGAAGTGGTGAGGACCGAGATCGAAACAAGGCGGAGGCCCTGGCGGCAATGGCCGAGGCTGGGAGGTCGTCGGAGAGTCTGCCGAAGGACTTGGCGGCGGCTATAGAGGCGGGGCGGGTGCCGGGGTTGATTGTGAAGAGGTTCTTTGAGCTGGAGAAGTCGGCGGTGTTCAGGTGGTTGCTTGGGTTTGATGGGTTCAAGGAGCGGTTGCTTGCGGACGACTTGTTCTTGACTAAAGTTGGCATCGAGTGCGGCGTTGGGATATTCACCAAG ACTGCTGCAGAATTGGAGCGGCGCCGAGAAAATTTTACCAAAGAACTGGATTTTGTTTTTGCGGATGTG GTGATGGCCATCATAGCTGATTTTATGCTTGTCTGGCTTCCCGCTCCTACTGTTTCACTTCGACCACCTCTTGCTGTCAGCGCAGGCCGTATTGCTAAGTTCTTCTATGGGTGTCCGGATAATGCTTTCCAG GTAGCTTTGTCTGGAACATCTTACTCACTCTTACAGAGAATAGGCGCAATAGTG AGAAATGGAGCTAAACTATTTGCAGTCGGGACTGGTGCATCTCTG GTTGGTACGGGTGTAACCAATGCATTGATTAATGCACGAAAAGCTATCGATAAATCTTTTGCTGGTGAAGCAGAGGATGTTCCCATATTGTCAACTAGTGTGGCCTATGGAGTTTATATGGCGGTTTCTAGCAATCTAAG GTACCAAGTTCTTGCCGGAGTAATTGAACAACGCCTTCTAGAACCCTTGCTGCACCAACACAAGCTTATACTGAGTGCAGTGTGCTTTGCTGTTCGAACTGGCAACACGTTCTTGGGTTCCTTGAT GTGGGTCGATTATGCACGTTGGATTGGAATTCAAAAGATCCGAGAGTAG